The following are encoded together in the Methanosarcina flavescens genome:
- the rpl3p gene encoding 50S ribosomal protein L3, translating into MASIHRPKRGSLAFSPRKRAKSHIPRFRAWPEATGEPRLQSFAGYKVGMTHVIMVDDTKNSLTQGMEVSVPVTVIETPAIRVAAIRAYAEDSTGEKAVAEVWAADLDPELKRRIPVPAAGNMAENLENIGKMIEEGKVSDIRAITYTLPKNLTGVPKKTPDVMESGISARDLNTKFEYAKSILGTLVSVTDVFKTGTLVDTAAITTGKGTQGPVKRWGIQLMKNKHSRQGSLRQVGTLGPWHPARVSWRVPQMGQMGYHQRTEFNKRILKIGSDGEEVTPEGGFINYGLVRGDYVLIKGSVPGPSKRLIRLRDPIRAKKADLGEPNILHISRESKQG; encoded by the coding sequence ATGGCAAGCATACACCGACCAAAACGAGGTTCCCTCGCATTCAGTCCGCGCAAAAGGGCAAAGAGCCACATTCCACGGTTCAGAGCCTGGCCGGAGGCTACAGGTGAACCAAGGCTACAGAGTTTTGCAGGGTACAAGGTGGGCATGACCCACGTGATCATGGTTGATGACACAAAGAACAGCCTTACCCAGGGCATGGAAGTCTCCGTGCCTGTAACTGTCATCGAAACTCCTGCAATAAGGGTCGCAGCCATCCGGGCTTATGCAGAAGACAGCACCGGAGAAAAGGCAGTCGCTGAGGTATGGGCAGCAGACCTCGACCCTGAACTCAAGCGCAGGATCCCTGTACCAGCAGCTGGAAACATGGCTGAAAACCTTGAGAACATCGGAAAAATGATCGAGGAAGGCAAGGTAAGCGATATCAGAGCAATTACTTACACCCTGCCAAAGAACCTTACCGGGGTTCCCAAAAAGACACCTGACGTCATGGAATCCGGAATCAGTGCCAGAGATCTCAACACCAAATTCGAGTACGCAAAGTCAATCCTCGGCACCCTTGTAAGCGTCACTGACGTTTTCAAAACCGGGACACTTGTCGACACAGCTGCTATCACCACTGGTAAAGGTACTCAGGGTCCTGTCAAACGCTGGGGCATTCAGCTTATGAAAAACAAGCACTCCAGACAGGGCAGCCTCAGGCAGGTCGGTACCCTTGGTCCATGGCATCCTGCCCGGGTCTCGTGGAGAGTTCCTCAGATGGGTCAGATGGGGTACCACCAGAGAACCGAATTCAACAAGCGTATTCTCAAGATCGGATCAGATGGGGAAGAAGTTACTCCTGAAGGCGGTTTCATAAATTACGGTCTTGTCCGTGGAGACTATGTGCTCATTAAAGGCAGTGTACCCGGACCATCAAAGAGGCTTATCAGACTCAGAGACCCAATCAGGGCAAAGAAAGCCGACCTTGGCGAACCGAACATACTTCACATAAGCAGGGAATCCAAGCAGGGGTGA
- the rpl4p gene encoding 50S ribosomal protein L4, whose protein sequence is MATAKTIDLTGKVIREIELPDVFDVDYRPDLIKKAVLAAQANRLQPYGPRLYAGMDTSARSWGSGRGVAQVPRLANSSRAARVPQARGGRRAHPPKPEADRSEKVNTKERRYAIRSAIAATRDPTLVSLRGHIFDAELPIVAENALEDLDKTKQVIEFLQAIGVYDDVLRAKYGRHIRAGRGKLRGRKYKHKKSILIVAGEDGPILKAARNLSGVDVTTVDSLNAELLAPGTHAGRLTIWTESAIEKLEGAFQ, encoded by the coding sequence ATGGCTACAGCAAAAACAATAGACCTTACAGGAAAGGTTATCAGGGAAATTGAGCTGCCTGATGTGTTTGATGTGGACTACCGCCCTGATCTGATCAAAAAGGCAGTACTTGCGGCACAGGCAAACAGGCTTCAGCCCTACGGTCCCCGTCTCTATGCAGGAATGGACACCTCTGCAAGATCCTGGGGTTCAGGACGTGGAGTTGCCCAGGTACCAAGGCTTGCAAACAGCAGCAGAGCTGCAAGAGTTCCGCAAGCAAGAGGTGGAAGAAGAGCCCACCCACCAAAGCCTGAGGCTGACAGGAGCGAGAAAGTCAATACCAAGGAACGCCGCTATGCAATCCGCTCTGCAATCGCAGCAACTAGAGACCCAACCCTCGTAAGCCTTAGAGGTCACATCTTTGATGCCGAGCTTCCGATCGTTGCGGAAAATGCTCTCGAAGACCTTGATAAGACAAAGCAGGTAATAGAATTCCTGCAGGCTATCGGAGTCTACGACGATGTGCTCAGGGCAAAATACGGAAGGCATATCCGTGCAGGCCGCGGAAAGCTCAGAGGCAGGAAATACAAGCATAAAAAGAGTATACTTATTGTTGCAGGGGAAGATGGCCCTATCCTGAAGGCTGCAAGAAACCTTTCAGGAGTAGACGTTACAACTGTGGACTCACTGAATGCCGAGCTGCTCGCACCTGGCACACATGCAGGGCGCCTTACTATCTGGACAGAATCCGCAATTGAGAAACTGGAGGGTGCATTCCAATGA
- a CDS encoding 50S ribosomal protein L23, whose translation MSSINYPFVTEKAMMLLDENKLQFIVDPRSNKKQIAEDVEKLYGFKVKSVRTMTTMKGTKKAVLTFEDPESAHEIATRIGLM comes from the coding sequence ATGAGTTCAATTAACTATCCTTTTGTTACTGAAAAAGCGATGATGCTGCTTGATGAAAATAAGCTTCAGTTTATCGTGGATCCCAGGTCAAACAAAAAGCAGATCGCAGAAGACGTTGAGAAATTGTACGGGTTCAAAGTAAAATCCGTGCGGACAATGACTACCATGAAGGGTACGAAAAAAGCAGTCCTGACATTCGAAGATCCCGAATCGGCACACGAGATTGCAACCCGGATAGGACTTATGTGA
- a CDS encoding 50S ribosomal protein L2 has product MGKRLISQNRGRGTPTYRAPSHKYKAELKHPRVDENTSIQGKVIDIEHDPARSAPIAKVLFENGEELLLLASEGVALGDTIKCGDDADVKPGNIVPIGNVPEGFFICNIESKPNDGGKFVRSSGVYATVVTHEPNRTAVAMPSGTIKWLNPKCRAVVGIVAGGGRVDKPWLKAGKKYYKLKTRAAKYPRVSGIAMNPRDHPFGGGAWKHPGKPTTVSRNAPPGRKVGLIAARRTGMKR; this is encoded by the coding sequence ATGGGTAAAAGATTAATATCACAGAACAGGGGTAGAGGCACTCCAACCTACAGAGCTCCTTCTCACAAGTACAAGGCAGAACTGAAGCATCCTCGTGTTGATGAAAATACATCGATCCAGGGAAAAGTCATTGATATCGAGCATGACCCTGCTCGCTCAGCTCCGATTGCAAAAGTCCTCTTTGAAAACGGAGAAGAGCTTCTCCTGCTGGCCTCCGAAGGGGTAGCATTAGGGGACACAATCAAGTGTGGAGACGATGCCGATGTTAAGCCTGGAAACATAGTTCCTATCGGAAATGTGCCTGAAGGTTTCTTTATCTGCAACATCGAGTCAAAGCCAAATGATGGCGGTAAATTCGTGCGCTCGTCAGGAGTATACGCAACTGTCGTAACTCATGAGCCTAACAGGACTGCAGTGGCAATGCCCTCAGGTACTATTAAGTGGCTTAATCCAAAGTGCAGAGCAGTTGTCGGTATTGTTGCAGGCGGTGGCAGGGTTGACAAACCATGGCTTAAGGCTGGAAAGAAATACTACAAACTGAAAACAAGAGCTGCAAAGTATCCCAGGGTTTCAGGTATTGCCATGAACCCGCGCGACCACCCGTTCGGTGGAGGTGCCTGGAAGCACCCGGGCAAGCCCACAACGGTTAGCAGAAATGCCCCGCCCGGAAGAAAGGTCGGACTGATTGCAGCCAGAAGAACCGGAATGAAGCGCTGA
- a CDS encoding 30S ribosomal protein S19, with translation MAKKSSSKLPKRKGEYTYRGKTISELQEMSLEEFAELLPSRERRSIKRGFTDGQKKVLHEFKEGKKIRTHHRDMIILPEMIGQTIEIHNGKTFVSVDLQPEMIGHRFGEFAPTRSRVTHGSAGVGATRSSKFVPLK, from the coding sequence ATGGCTAAAAAATCATCATCAAAATTACCAAAGAGAAAGGGTGAATATACTTACCGCGGGAAAACCATCTCAGAACTTCAGGAAATGAGTCTTGAAGAGTTTGCAGAACTCCTGCCCTCAAGAGAACGCAGGAGCATCAAACGCGGGTTCACGGACGGACAGAAAAAAGTCCTGCATGAGTTCAAGGAAGGAAAGAAGATCAGAACTCATCACAGAGACATGATTATCCTTCCGGAAATGATTGGACAGACTATTGAAATCCACAATGGGAAAACCTTCGTAAGTGTGGATCTACAGCCTGAAATGATCGGGCACCGCTTTGGGGAATTCGCACCCACAAGATCAAGAGTTACACATGGTAGTGCCGGTGTGGGGGCAACCCGTTCAAGCAAGTTCGTGCCGCTGAAATGA
- a CDS encoding 50S ribosomal protein L22, translating to MARIDYSVKGDPETTSKAMGSELHISPKKSREICCKIKGMKVTEARKFLEDVIALKQAVPFKRHHDGAGHRKGKMAAGRYPVNASKEILKVLKNAESNAEYKGLEPANMFISHAAIQRGRTIHGFLPRARGRATPKDTNTVNIEMILSEVR from the coding sequence ATGGCAAGAATTGATTATTCAGTTAAGGGAGATCCTGAGACCACCTCTAAGGCTATGGGTTCTGAACTCCATATTTCTCCTAAAAAGTCCCGTGAAATCTGCTGCAAAATTAAGGGCATGAAGGTCACCGAAGCAAGAAAGTTTTTAGAAGATGTAATTGCTTTAAAACAGGCTGTACCCTTCAAGAGGCACCATGACGGAGCAGGACACAGAAAAGGTAAGATGGCTGCAGGCAGGTACCCTGTAAATGCTTCCAAAGAGATCCTTAAGGTCCTAAAGAATGCAGAAAGCAATGCCGAATATAAGGGTCTTGAGCCCGCAAATATGTTCATTTCTCACGCAGCAATCCAACGCGGAAGGACAATTCACGGGTTCCTGCCAAGGGCTAGAGGAAGGGCCACTCCTAAAGACACAAACACTGTAAATATCGAGATGATTCTTTCCGAGGTGCGCTAA
- a CDS encoding 30S ribosomal protein S3 yields the protein MAIERKFVNDGYVKASMDEYFAEQLNRAGYGGMELNRTPMGTQIIIYSEKPGMVIGKAGKVIRKLTRDVAAKYNLENPQIDAQEVKKPELNAQMMASRLAASIERGWYFRKAGHNTLRAVMNAGALGCEVVISGKLTGARSRVEKFVDGYIKHSGNPVEQVVDEGFAVAIKKLGTLGCKVRIIQPGVVLPDSYKVREIGELVEPVEKPAEKPAEEPAEAPKKEGAAKPRPAAAPAKPVEAAEVAEPEEAEEEPQAETAEEEEAEVIQVEGSEELRRQVNGVWQHKHEGYDYWHPMARVHKEAKE from the coding sequence ATGGCAATAGAGAGAAAATTCGTCAATGATGGGTATGTTAAAGCCTCCATGGACGAGTACTTCGCAGAGCAGCTGAACAGAGCTGGATACGGCGGTATGGAGCTTAACAGGACCCCAATGGGCACCCAGATTATTATTTACTCCGAAAAGCCTGGAATGGTAATCGGGAAAGCCGGGAAGGTCATCAGAAAGCTTACCAGGGATGTAGCAGCCAAGTATAACCTTGAAAATCCGCAGATTGACGCTCAGGAAGTCAAGAAACCTGAACTTAACGCTCAGATGATGGCATCCAGGCTTGCAGCTTCAATTGAGAGAGGCTGGTACTTCAGAAAAGCCGGGCACAACACCCTCAGGGCGGTCATGAATGCAGGTGCACTCGGTTGTGAGGTTGTTATCTCTGGAAAACTTACAGGTGCCAGGTCAAGAGTCGAGAAATTCGTTGATGGGTACATAAAACACTCTGGAAATCCCGTAGAACAGGTTGTTGACGAAGGGTTTGCAGTAGCGATCAAAAAGCTCGGAACCCTTGGCTGCAAAGTCAGGATCATTCAGCCGGGCGTTGTTCTGCCTGACTCCTACAAAGTTAGGGAAATAGGTGAACTTGTTGAGCCGGTTGAAAAGCCTGCCGAGAAGCCGGCAGAGGAACCTGCTGAAGCTCCTAAGAAGGAAGGCGCGGCAAAACCTCGTCCTGCAGCTGCACCTGCAAAACCTGTAGAGGCAGCCGAAGTCGCAGAGCCTGAAGAAGCCGAGGAAGAACCTCAGGCTGAGACCGCCGAAGAGGAAGAAGCTGAAGTCATTCAGGTCGAAGGTTCCGAAGAACTCAGAAGACAGGTCAATGGAGTCTGGCAGCACAAGCACGAAGGCTATGACTACTGGCACCCCATGGCACGGGTTCACAAGGAGGCTAAGGAATAA
- the rpmC gene encoding 50S ribosomal protein L29, translating into MAILRTSEIRTMTTEERADELETLKNELVRERALTSAGGAPENPGRIGEIRRTIARIKTIQHELNEI; encoded by the coding sequence ATGGCAATTCTCAGAACCAGTGAAATCCGGACTATGACTACTGAGGAACGGGCTGATGAACTTGAGACTCTGAAAAATGAACTGGTCAGGGAACGCGCCCTTACCTCCGCAGGCGGAGCTCCTGAAAACCCGGGACGGATCGGAGAAATCAGGAGAACAATTGCCCGGATAAAGACAATTCAGCACGAACTAAATGAAATCTAA
- the rnp1 gene encoding ribonuclease P protein component 1 — translation MKSKVEILPSTLIYHELIGLEILVIRSTNPALTGIRGRVIDETKNMLIVENSKSRELKIPKADSEFLFRIPAKLSEKGRRSDTFVKIQGNLLLSQPENRIKNIKKLRKWG, via the coding sequence ATGAAATCTAAAGTGGAAATTTTACCTTCGACCCTTATCTACCATGAACTGATAGGGCTCGAAATTCTGGTGATTCGTTCCACTAATCCAGCATTGACAGGAATCCGCGGCAGGGTAATTGACGAGACAAAAAATATGTTAATCGTAGAAAACTCGAAGTCGCGGGAACTGAAGATTCCAAAGGCGGATTCGGAATTTCTCTTCCGGATCCCTGCCAAGCTCTCAGAAAAAGGCCGCAGATCCGATACATTCGTTAAAATTCAGGGAAACCTGCTGCTCTCACAACCCGAAAATCGGATCAAGAACATTAAAAAGTTACGCAAATGGGGCTAA
- a CDS encoding 30S ribosomal protein S17 encodes MARDIGLNIPAPSEECDDSYCPFHGTLPVRGQILVGTVVSNKMDNTVVIERQHMKMVPKYQRYEKRRSKVHAHNPPCISAKVGDIVTVAECRRISKTKSFVVVKAEVPK; translated from the coding sequence ATGGCAAGAGATATTGGATTAAACATACCGGCGCCATCGGAAGAATGTGATGATTCATACTGTCCCTTCCACGGCACGCTCCCAGTAAGGGGTCAAATACTTGTGGGAACCGTGGTCAGCAACAAGATGGACAATACGGTAGTTATTGAAAGGCAACACATGAAAATGGTGCCAAAATACCAGAGATACGAGAAGAGACGCTCGAAGGTTCACGCACACAACCCGCCTTGCATTTCAGCAAAAGTCGGGGATATCGTCACGGTTGCGGAATGCAGGCGTATAAGCAAAACCAAGTCCTTTGTGGTAGTTAAAGCGGAGGTGCCCAAATGA
- the rpl14p gene encoding 50S ribosomal protein L14, with translation MKGIRSNIPRALNAGANVPCVDNTGAKVVEIISVKKYRGVKNRMPCAGIGDMCVVSVKKGTPEMRKQIVLAVVVRQKQEFRRPDGLRVSFEDNAMVITDEEGVPKGTDIKGPVAREVAERYPKIGTTASIII, from the coding sequence ATGAAAGGCATACGTTCTAACATCCCAAGGGCTCTTAATGCAGGCGCCAATGTTCCCTGTGTAGACAACACTGGAGCCAAGGTAGTTGAGATCATCTCTGTCAAGAAGTACAGAGGGGTCAAGAACAGAATGCCCTGCGCAGGAATTGGAGATATGTGTGTCGTCTCGGTGAAGAAAGGCACCCCCGAAATGAGGAAGCAGATTGTCCTCGCAGTAGTGGTTCGCCAGAAGCAGGAATTCCGCCGTCCGGATGGGCTGCGTGTATCCTTTGAGGACAATGCCATGGTAATCACAGACGAAGAAGGGGTTCCTAAAGGCACGGACATAAAAGGTCCTGTAGCAAGAGAAGTAGCTGAAAGATACCCAAAGATCGGGACCACGGCATCTATTATTATCTGA
- the rplX gene encoding 50S ribosomal protein L24, with translation MVSKQPRKQRKARYNAPLHIKQKLMGARLSESLSKEYGTRSAAVIAGDTVKVMRGDFKGTEGKVQTVSLQDGTITVDGVISTKVDGTEVPRPIYPSNVMIIKLELKDGRRASSIKK, from the coding sequence ATGGTATCCAAACAGCCAAGGAAGCAGAGAAAAGCAAGATATAACGCACCTCTGCACATTAAGCAGAAACTCATGGGTGCAAGGCTCAGTGAATCGCTCTCCAAGGAATACGGCACAAGAAGCGCCGCAGTCATCGCGGGAGATACCGTGAAGGTCATGCGCGGAGACTTTAAGGGTACTGAAGGAAAGGTTCAGACCGTTTCTCTTCAGGACGGCACTATTACTGTGGATGGGGTTATCTCTACCAAGGTGGATGGCACCGAAGTCCCAAGACCTATCTACCCCTCCAATGTTATGATCATAAAACTGGAACTGAAGGACGGGCGCAGAGCATCAAGCATTAAGAAGTGA
- a CDS encoding 30S ribosomal protein S4e: MTHQKRLSIPKSWKAGKKGYKWVSTTRPGPHSKVRSLPLGIIIRDILKLVDNSREGKRILSEGNVLVDGIPRKDLRFPVGLFDVITLPLINEAYRMLQDEKGRLTLHKLSETNVNKLCKINNKTTLKGGKVQLNLNDGTNILGSNEYSTKDSLILSVPDKQVVKHLKFKVGNLAMVVGGQHSGEIGTIKEIKEVKSSRHNTVTISGETDFETIEDYVFVIGEDKPEIRLGGEAIE, from the coding sequence GTGACACACCAGAAAAGACTATCAATTCCAAAAAGCTGGAAGGCCGGGAAAAAAGGTTATAAGTGGGTCTCCACCACCCGCCCGGGGCCTCACAGCAAGGTACGCAGTCTTCCGCTAGGAATCATTATTCGCGATATTCTCAAGCTCGTAGATAACAGTAGAGAAGGTAAGAGAATTCTTTCGGAAGGTAATGTTCTTGTGGACGGCATTCCCAGGAAAGACCTAAGGTTCCCTGTAGGGCTTTTTGATGTAATTACACTCCCGCTCATAAACGAAGCATACAGAATGCTCCAGGATGAAAAGGGGCGTCTTACCCTTCATAAACTGAGCGAGACAAACGTTAACAAGCTGTGCAAGATTAACAACAAGACTACCCTCAAAGGAGGAAAGGTGCAGCTTAACCTGAATGACGGGACCAATATTCTTGGCTCTAACGAATACAGCACAAAGGACTCTCTGATTCTTTCCGTGCCTGACAAGCAGGTAGTAAAGCACCTTAAGTTCAAGGTCGGCAACCTGGCAATGGTGGTAGGCGGACAGCACTCCGGGGAGATCGGAACAATTAAGGAAATCAAGGAAGTTAAGAGTTCTAGGCACAATACAGTCACGATTTCCGGGGAAACCGATTTCGAGACGATTGAAGATTACGTGTTTGTAATTGGCGAAGACAAACCTGAGATCAGGCTCGGTGGTGAGGCAATTGAGTAA
- a CDS encoding 50S ribosomal protein L5: MRAPAVEKVIVHMGVGESGQHLVNAEEILRTITGQEVVRCFAKRTLPAFSIKKNEPIGCKVTLRGQKAQQFLETALGIVGKTLVRSQFDSLGNVSFGIEEHTDFPGMKYDPNIGVFGMDVTVVIKRPGERICKRRIAKRKIPTNHRVTVEDAVAFLSENYGVEVM; the protein is encoded by the coding sequence ATGCGCGCTCCGGCTGTTGAGAAGGTAATTGTCCACATGGGTGTTGGAGAAAGTGGCCAGCATCTTGTAAATGCCGAGGAGATCCTCAGGACAATCACAGGACAGGAAGTTGTCAGGTGCTTTGCCAAAAGGACTCTTCCGGCTTTCTCGATTAAAAAGAACGAACCCATAGGCTGCAAGGTGACCCTGAGAGGCCAGAAAGCCCAGCAGTTCCTTGAGACAGCTCTAGGCATCGTTGGCAAAACCCTTGTCAGGTCCCAGTTTGATTCCCTTGGAAACGTCTCTTTCGGAATTGAAGAACACACGGATTTTCCGGGCATGAAATATGACCCGAATATCGGGGTTTTCGGAATGGATGTAACAGTTGTGATCAAACGCCCTGGAGAAAGAATCTGCAAGAGACGGATCGCAAAAAGGAAGATCCCGACTAACCACAGGGTTACAGTTGAGGATGCAGTTGCTTTCCTTAGCGAGAACTATGGCGTGGAGGTCATGTAA
- a CDS encoding 30S ribosomal protein S14 — translation MAETIDKSGRGVNVCKRCGRKQGLVRKYDIYLCRHCFREIAHEMGFEKYS, via the coding sequence ATGGCAGAGACTATAGACAAGTCCGGAAGAGGAGTAAATGTGTGCAAGCGCTGCGGAAGAAAGCAGGGTCTTGTCCGCAAATACGATATCTACCTCTGCAGGCACTGTTTCAGGGAGATTGCCCACGAGATGGGTTTTGAGAAGTATTCGTAA
- a CDS encoding 30S ribosomal protein S8, whose protein sequence is MVLLDPLANALSTIKNAEDVGKSACVIRPASKNIGNVLKVMQDLGYIGEFEFIDDGKAGIYNVTLVGRINKCGAIKPRYSVGTGSFERWEKQFLPAKNFGALIVTTSSGVMSQYEAREKKIGGQLLAYVY, encoded by the coding sequence ATGGTATTACTTGATCCTCTTGCAAATGCCCTTTCTACAATTAAAAACGCCGAAGATGTCGGGAAGAGCGCCTGTGTCATCAGGCCTGCCTCCAAAAACATCGGCAATGTGCTGAAGGTTATGCAAGATCTCGGATACATTGGAGAATTCGAGTTTATCGATGACGGAAAAGCCGGAATCTACAATGTTACCCTTGTGGGAAGAATCAACAAATGCGGTGCAATCAAGCCGCGGTATTCCGTGGGAACTGGCAGCTTTGAACGCTGGGAAAAGCAGTTCCTGCCGGCAAAGAACTTTGGCGCCCTTATAGTTACCACTTCAAGCGGGGTTATGTCCCAGTACGAAGCCCGTGAGAAGAAGATTGGTGGGCAGCTTCTTGCTTATGTGTACTGA
- the rpl6p gene encoding 50S ribosomal protein L6 gives MVKEIARTIEIPEGISVSFSQDVFTVRGPLGTVERKLWYPGIKIDVREGEVVVDAVSSRKEQKAMVGTFTSHIKNLIKGVNEGFECKMSIVYSHFPMQVKVDGKSFIIGNFLGEKKPRVAKILGETKVKVTGNEVTITGINKEDVGQTAANIEQKTKIRRFDPRIFQDGIYIVQKA, from the coding sequence ATGGTTAAGGAAATTGCAAGAACAATAGAGATTCCTGAAGGAATTTCCGTCTCTTTCTCTCAGGATGTGTTTACAGTGAGGGGCCCCCTGGGAACTGTCGAAAGAAAGCTCTGGTACCCAGGGATCAAGATCGACGTCAGAGAAGGCGAAGTAGTGGTGGATGCAGTATCCTCCAGGAAAGAACAGAAAGCCATGGTAGGCACCTTTACTTCCCACATCAAAAACCTGATCAAAGGCGTAAATGAAGGATTTGAGTGCAAAATGTCTATTGTGTACTCTCACTTCCCTATGCAGGTAAAAGTTGATGGTAAGTCCTTCATAATCGGAAACTTCCTTGGAGAAAAGAAGCCGAGAGTTGCAAAAATCCTTGGCGAGACAAAGGTTAAGGTAACCGGAAATGAGGTAACTATCACCGGGATCAACAAGGAAGACGTCGGGCAGACTGCCGCAAACATCGAACAGAAGACCAAGATCAGGAGATTCGACCCGAGGATTTTCCAGGATGGAATCTATATCGTGCAGAAAGCCTGA
- a CDS encoding 50S ribosomal protein L32e encodes MAEEFKSEGTLDMDSESRRLFNVRKVLKGKKPQFKRAAYHKFKRLDSNWRHPRGIQGKQRRKYISKGALAQVGYGSPVAVKGLHPSGYSDVLISSADELELIDPSYEAIRIASTVGARKKAIIITKAEELGIKILNPGRSE; translated from the coding sequence ATGGCAGAAGAATTCAAATCAGAAGGTACTCTTGATATGGACTCTGAGTCCAGGCGTTTATTCAATGTGAGAAAGGTTCTGAAGGGAAAGAAACCCCAGTTTAAGAGAGCGGCCTATCATAAATTCAAAAGACTTGACAGCAACTGGAGGCATCCGAGAGGTATTCAAGGCAAACAGCGCAGAAAATATATCTCTAAAGGTGCGCTCGCCCAGGTAGGATATGGAAGCCCGGTTGCAGTAAAAGGTCTGCACCCGTCCGGTTATTCGGATGTGCTTATTTCCAGTGCTGATGAACTTGAGCTTATTGATCCTTCTTATGAGGCTATCAGGATAGCTTCTACGGTAGGCGCAAGAAAAAAAGCTATTATTATCACAAAAGCCGAAGAACTCGGAATCAAGATATTGAACCCTGGAAGGAGTGAATAA
- a CDS encoding 50S ribosomal protein L19e, with protein sequence MSDLANQRRLASKILECGLDRVWLNPDASKEIASAITREDIRGLIEKGTIKAKPVKGVSRGRARALAAKRKYGHRKGHGSRKGTKGARTPKKELWIKKIRALRRRLKELRADGTLDKSTYCRLYRKAKGGEYRSVAHLNSHLGSEKTLKK encoded by the coding sequence ATGTCAGATTTGGCCAATCAGAGAAGGTTAGCCTCCAAAATCCTCGAATGCGGTCTTGACAGAGTATGGCTTAATCCCGATGCCTCCAAAGAGATCGCGTCGGCAATTACCAGGGAAGATATCCGCGGGCTCATCGAGAAAGGCACTATTAAGGCAAAACCGGTAAAAGGAGTCAGCAGAGGCCGAGCCAGAGCTCTTGCCGCCAAGCGTAAGTATGGACACCGCAAGGGTCATGGTTCAAGAAAAGGTACGAAAGGAGCCCGTACCCCAAAGAAGGAATTGTGGATCAAAAAGATCCGGGCTCTTAGAAGAAGGCTCAAGGAATTGCGTGCAGATGGCACACTTGATAAGTCCACGTACTGCAGACTTTACAGGAAAGCAAAAGGCGGCGAATATAGAAGCGTTGCCCACCTGAATTCCCACCTTGGGTCCGAAAAAACGTTAAAGAAATAA
- a CDS encoding 50S ribosomal protein L18, translated as MATGPRYKVPFRRRREGRTNYHLRLKLLLSKQDRVVVRKSARNIQIQLIAPTPDGDITYSSAVSSELARYGYAGATGNTTAAYLTGLLFGLKSLKKGYEGGILDIGLQASSAGSRVYAALKGIIDSGFEVPCSPEVFPSDERIRGEHIAEYREESSDLPEQFEATKEKIFAEFS; from the coding sequence ATGGCAACAGGACCAAGATATAAGGTTCCTTTTAGAAGAAGAAGAGAAGGTCGCACTAATTATCACCTGCGGCTCAAGTTACTGCTCTCAAAGCAGGACCGTGTGGTTGTCAGGAAGAGTGCAAGAAACATTCAGATCCAGTTAATAGCTCCAACCCCCGACGGGGATATAACTTATTCCTCAGCCGTTTCGAGTGAGCTTGCCAGGTACGGTTACGCAGGAGCTACCGGAAATACCACGGCTGCATATCTTACAGGGCTCCTTTTCGGACTGAAGAGTTTGAAAAAGGGATATGAGGGAGGCATTCTGGATATAGGACTTCAGGCTTCCTCTGCAGGCTCCAGGGTCTATGCTGCGCTTAAAGGCATAATAGACTCGGGTTTTGAGGTTCCCTGCAGCCCTGAGGTTTTCCCTTCGGATGAGAGAATTCGGGGAGAGCACATTGCTGAATACAGAGAAGAGAGCTCAGACCTGCCAGAGCAGTTTGAAGCAACCAAAGAGAAAATCTTTGCTGAATTTAGTTAA